The following are encoded together in the Lactuca sativa cultivar Salinas chromosome 1, Lsat_Salinas_v11, whole genome shotgun sequence genome:
- the LOC111893544 gene encoding F-box protein At2g27310: MAIAEIHQDIIQTHILTRLNGQTLAAAGCSSSLLQSLCSDEKLWSDICSSNWPSTDDPLVKQAISNFPSGHRSFFSDSFPSPSNHLTTTSPPPQTSQIISSVDIRYHDELVFSKVEATNTTPSDWFQSSPFRIDLLEPKELIPSVVKFSGDDQVMQSNLEKHMTLSWILIDPSQNRAVNLSSKKPVSVQLNWLTDEIELTFAFVAVSGVSVHDNDYVNCNIEITCGVKRTSGELYVSGMSLTVQDIDGKCLSGKNSMEVLQGLTVAERRSTRFNGGGDDLKGRYEEYIQKRRERKEMMEMRERRLDLACVAGGIAFLMAFWSFALY, from the coding sequence ATGGCGATAGCAGAAATCCATCAAGATATCATTCAAACTCACATCTTGACCAGACTCAACGGTCAAACTCTCGCAGCCGCCGGCTGCTCATCCTCGCTGCTACAATCCCTTTGCTCCGACGAGAAACTATGGTCAGATATCTGCTCTTCCAATTGGCCCTCCACCGATGACCCTTTAGTCAAACAAGCTATTTCCAACTTCCCCTCCGGCCACCGTTCTTTCTTCTCCGACTCCTTCCCATCTCCCTCCAACCACCTCACCACAACCTCACCACCACCACAAACCTCCCAAATCATCTCCTCCGTGGACATCAGATACCACGACGAGCTGGTTTTCTCCAAGGTTGAAGCCACAAATACCACACCGAGCGACTGGTTCCAATCTTCTCCGTTTCGAATTGACCTACTCGAACCCAAAGAACTCATCCCATCGGTGGTGAAGTTTTCCGGCGATGATCAGGTAATGCAATCGAATCTTGAAAAGCACATGACTTTGAGTTGGATCTTGATAGACCCATCCCAGAACCGGGCTGTGAATCTATCCAGCAAAAAACCAGTTTCCGTTCAACTGAACTGGTTGACCGATGAAATAGAGTTGACTTTCGCCTTTGTGGCGGTTTCCGGCGTTTCTGTGCATGATAACGACTACGTGAACTGCAACATAGAGATTACATGCGGGGTTAAACGAACCAGCGGGGAGTTATACGTGAGTGGGATGAGTTTAACTGTTCAGGACATAGATGGGAAGTGTTTAAGCGGGAAGAACAGTATGGAAGTTCTTCAAGGACTTACGGTGGCGGAGCGGCGGAGCACAAGGTTCAACGGCGGAGGTGATGACCTGAAAGGGAGATACGAAGAGTATATTcaaaagagaagagagagaaaagagatgaTGGAGATGAGAGAGAGGCGGCTTGACTTGGCTTGTGTTGCTGGTGGAATAGCTTTCTTGatggcattttggtcatttgctcTCTACTAA